The following coding sequences lie in one Pirellulales bacterium genomic window:
- a CDS encoding NAD(P)/FAD-dependent oxidoreductase: MARHRVVIVGGGFGGLRAAKRLGGSAVDVTLLDRENYHLFQPLLYQVATGGLSPANIATPLRAIVKRHANIRVLLAEVVDLDPARRCVITRDGEVPYDTLIVAAGARSFYFGHDDWERVAPGLKSVEDATLMRRRILLAFEAAEQESQPERCRAWLTFVLVGGGPTGVELAGAIAELCHHTLARDFRKIDTRSARVLLIEANSRVLSNYPESLSIAAEQSLARLGATVWTDARVEAITADAVTVRFEDRLEVAPARTVFFTAGVAASRLGKVLAERLGASVDRGGRVIVEPDLSVAGHPEVLVIGDLANFQHGGLKSPLPGVAPVAMQEGAYAARLILARLHGENLPAFVYKNRGELATIGRGAAVADVRGWRFSGYFAWLMWLFIHLFNIVQFQNRLLVLLQWGWSYATRNRSARLITGPSPFPLSRQCELSDAQAREAASTADGAS; the protein is encoded by the coding sequence ATGGCCAGGCACCGCGTGGTGATCGTGGGGGGCGGGTTTGGTGGATTGCGGGCAGCCAAGCGGTTGGGCGGCAGCGCCGTCGATGTGACGCTGCTCGATCGAGAGAACTATCACCTATTTCAGCCGCTGCTATATCAGGTGGCGACGGGCGGTTTGTCGCCCGCCAACATCGCCACACCGCTGCGGGCGATCGTCAAGCGGCATGCCAATATCCGCGTCCTGCTGGCCGAGGTGGTCGATCTGGACCCAGCCCGGCGGTGTGTCATTACCCGCGATGGCGAGGTTCCTTACGACACCCTGATCGTGGCCGCTGGCGCGCGTTCGTTCTATTTTGGGCACGACGACTGGGAACGCGTGGCGCCGGGGCTCAAGTCGGTCGAAGACGCCACGCTCATGCGCCGACGGATCTTGCTGGCGTTTGAGGCCGCGGAACAAGAGTCGCAGCCCGAGCGCTGCCGAGCCTGGCTGACCTTTGTGTTGGTGGGGGGCGGCCCCACGGGGGTGGAGTTGGCGGGCGCGATCGCCGAACTGTGCCATCACACTTTGGCGCGTGATTTTCGCAAAATCGACACGCGGTCAGCGCGCGTGCTGTTGATCGAAGCCAACTCGCGGGTGTTGTCGAACTATCCCGAGTCGTTGTCGATCGCGGCCGAACAGTCGCTGGCTCGCTTGGGCGCAACGGTCTGGACCGACGCGCGCGTGGAGGCGATTACCGCAGACGCGGTGACGGTGCGATTTGAAGATCGCCTGGAGGTGGCGCCGGCGCGGACGGTGTTCTTCACCGCCGGCGTGGCCGCGTCTCGGTTGGGCAAGGTATTGGCTGAGCGACTGGGAGCGAGTGTTGATCGCGGTGGGCGCGTGATCGTCGAGCCCGACTTGAGCGTCGCGGGGCACCCCGAGGTGTTGGTGATCGGCGACCTGGCGAACTTTCAACATGGCGGCTTGAAGAGCCCACTGCCGGGCGTGGCGCCGGTGGCGATGCAAGAGGGCGCGTATGCCGCGCGCTTGATCTTGGCCCGGCTCCACGGCGAAAACTTGCCCGCGTTCGTCTACAAGAATCGCGGCGAGTTGGCGACGATTGGCCGCGGGGCGGCGGTGGCGGATGTGAGGGGCTGGCGCTTTAGCGGCTACTTTGCCTGGCTGATGTGGCTCTTCATCCACTTGTTCAACATTGTGCAGTTTCAGAACCGTTTGCTGGTGCTTTTGCAGTGGGGCTGGAGTTACGCCACGCGCAACCGTTCGGCGCGGCTCATCACCGGACCGAGCCCGTTTCCGTTGTCGCGGCAATGCGAGCTATCGGACGCGCAGGCGCGCGAGGCTGCGTCAACCGCGGACGGAGCAAGTTAG
- a CDS encoding mechanosensitive ion channel: MVSDALRKFDDAAGAELQNLLAAATDPPAALVDADKTKWQDRRREVLTWLETGDRSVARSAQLDKEAADAPQSVQKLKAQLAAAPEEPTPPDASRSLAQLEQDMTAKQAALVALGERLGQHDGEIRRRVARRIEIPKLTTVAMGRVAELEKLLGDAPPENLGDLKAMDRAALLAEKLARRAEVESLQKEALADGATAELLPLERDQAARDQSREEKSLKQLRQLVDRRRQEEAERSARQAEAALVDAAGAHPSVRAVAARNAQLADRRKSLASELTAKSRHFEAEWLASEMALKPFANLREKDQWSDVANRGVLLHKHIKMLPNEERLRSAIQAITSELGEAQLAYLEFLGERSNLADPEREVERLLGDPDEHPAVLRTALRQHLETKRENLDALVQSYLEYSTRLIKLKADCERNLRDTALYREYIAERVLWVRSTAPLDLRSRADLLAAGRWLVDPNHWIATGQTLLFDAARLPLLYLVALAGGVALFSTRRRLRARIHEMGSIAARGHTDTFRPTAVAAACTVLVALVWPLVVSFLAWRLIVAGSHSLAGALGWGLLITVVVYLPLELLRQVCRPLGLADAHFDWPRHSIALLRRSLRQLILLTLTPVLVTAMMYGQDNDDWSNALGRSAFVLVMFAVSRFIWQVLKPSGGVLEETLARYQGQWLDRLRWLWFPVSVGAPLALAGLALAGFYYTAMQLAWRLESTIELLLGLLLTHAMLLRLLVIVRRRLAIEQARQRRAALTENRDATAAADSATDSARLDLAVVSTQTRHLLQSAVICGGMIGMCAVWVDVLPALEQLHQYVLWGRETDNAITLGSLLGGLLVGMMTFLAARNIPGLLEISVLQKLPLQPGSGYAITTISRYVIVIIGATWTSRQMGLQWGQVQWLVAAISVGLGFGLQEIFGNFISGLIILFERPIRVGDTITVGGTSGAVSRIRMRATTIVDGDRKELIVPNKEFITGQVVNWTLSDDVVRVSLIFDLEYGTDISLAQRLILKAAYDHPNVMEEPAPSAYMEGYRDDALRFQFAAFLPHLSLGSRTRHELLETITRSFQSAGIRIAQRPCEIQLRGRDVLPAEQRRSA, translated from the coding sequence ATGGTTTCCGATGCGCTGCGCAAGTTCGACGACGCCGCTGGCGCCGAACTGCAGAATCTGCTTGCCGCGGCCACCGATCCGCCTGCGGCGCTGGTCGATGCCGACAAGACCAAATGGCAAGACCGCCGGCGCGAAGTGTTGACCTGGCTGGAGACCGGCGATCGCTCGGTCGCCCGCTCCGCGCAGTTGGACAAAGAGGCGGCGGACGCGCCTCAATCGGTGCAAAAACTCAAGGCGCAACTGGCGGCGGCGCCCGAGGAGCCGACGCCCCCCGACGCCAGCCGCTCACTAGCGCAGCTTGAACAGGACATGACCGCCAAGCAGGCGGCGCTAGTCGCTCTGGGAGAACGACTCGGCCAGCACGATGGCGAGATCCGCCGCCGCGTCGCGCGCCGAATTGAAATTCCCAAGCTGACCACCGTCGCGATGGGTCGTGTAGCGGAGTTGGAAAAACTGCTCGGCGACGCGCCGCCTGAAAATCTTGGCGACCTGAAGGCTATGGATCGCGCGGCGCTGTTGGCCGAAAAGCTAGCCCGCCGCGCCGAAGTCGAATCGTTGCAAAAAGAGGCGTTGGCCGACGGCGCCACGGCGGAACTCTTGCCGCTCGAACGCGATCAGGCGGCGCGCGACCAATCGCGCGAGGAGAAGTCGCTCAAGCAACTGCGGCAACTGGTCGATCGTCGCCGGCAGGAAGAAGCCGAACGCTCGGCGCGTCAGGCCGAGGCCGCGCTGGTCGACGCCGCGGGCGCTCATCCCAGCGTCCGCGCGGTCGCCGCGCGCAACGCGCAGCTTGCCGATCGCCGCAAGTCCCTGGCCAGCGAGTTGACCGCCAAGAGCCGGCACTTCGAAGCCGAATGGCTGGCGTCTGAGATGGCGCTCAAGCCGTTCGCTAATCTGCGCGAAAAGGACCAATGGTCCGATGTGGCCAATCGCGGCGTGCTGCTCCACAAACACATCAAGATGCTGCCCAACGAAGAACGCTTGCGCAGCGCCATTCAGGCGATCACCAGCGAGCTGGGCGAAGCGCAATTGGCTTATCTCGAGTTTCTTGGCGAGCGCTCCAATCTGGCCGATCCCGAGCGAGAGGTCGAACGTCTGCTCGGCGATCCGGATGAGCATCCCGCGGTGCTGCGCACCGCCCTGCGCCAACATCTGGAAACCAAGCGCGAGAACCTCGACGCCTTGGTGCAAAGCTATCTCGAGTACAGCACTCGGCTGATTAAGCTCAAGGCCGACTGCGAGCGCAATCTGCGCGACACCGCCCTGTATCGCGAATATATCGCCGAGCGCGTGCTGTGGGTGCGCAGCACGGCGCCGCTCGATCTGCGCAGCCGGGCCGACTTGCTGGCCGCGGGCCGCTGGCTCGTCGATCCCAACCATTGGATCGCCACTGGCCAGACTTTGTTGTTCGACGCGGCGCGCTTGCCGCTGTTGTATCTCGTTGCTCTGGCTGGCGGCGTGGCGCTGTTCAGCACCCGGCGCCGCCTGCGCGCCCGCATCCACGAGATGGGATCGATCGCCGCGCGCGGACACACCGACACCTTTCGGCCCACTGCCGTCGCCGCCGCTTGCACCGTGCTGGTCGCGCTGGTCTGGCCGCTGGTCGTCAGTTTTCTCGCCTGGCGGCTCATCGTTGCCGGTTCGCACTCGCTGGCCGGGGCGCTGGGCTGGGGGCTGCTGATCACCGTGGTGGTCTATCTGCCTTTGGAGCTATTGCGCCAGGTCTGCCGGCCGCTCGGGCTGGCCGACGCCCACTTCGACTGGCCCCGGCATAGCATCGCGCTGTTGCGCCGCAGCCTGCGTCAACTTATCTTGCTCACGCTGACGCCCGTGCTGGTCACCGCCATGATGTACGGCCAGGACAACGACGATTGGAGCAATGCGCTCGGACGTTCGGCCTTTGTGCTGGTGATGTTCGCGGTGTCGCGGTTCATCTGGCAGGTGCTCAAACCAAGCGGCGGCGTGCTCGAAGAAACGCTCGCTCGCTATCAAGGCCAATGGCTCGACCGGTTGCGCTGGCTCTGGTTTCCGGTTTCGGTGGGCGCGCCCCTCGCGCTGGCGGGCCTGGCGCTGGCCGGCTTCTATTACACAGCCATGCAGCTTGCCTGGCGGCTCGAAAGCACCATCGAATTATTGCTGGGACTGCTGCTCACCCACGCCATGCTGTTGCGGCTGTTGGTGATCGTCCGCCGCCGGCTGGCGATCGAGCAGGCGCGACAGCGCCGCGCCGCCCTGACTGAGAATCGCGACGCCACGGCCGCCGCCGATAGCGCCACGGACAGCGCGCGGCTCGACCTGGCCGTGGTCAGCACGCAAACTCGTCATCTGTTGCAAAGCGCTGTCATTTGCGGCGGCATGATCGGCATGTGCGCGGTGTGGGTCGATGTGCTTCCCGCCCTCGAACAACTGCATCAATACGTGCTCTGGGGGCGCGAGACCGACAACGCCATCACCCTCGGCTCGTTGCTCGGCGGTCTGCTGGTCGGCATGATGACCTTTCTGGCCGCACGCAACATCCCCGGTCTGTTGGAGATTAGCGTGCTGCAAAAGCTGCCGCTGCAACCGGGCAGCGGCTACGCGATCACCACGATTAGCCGTTATGTCATCGTGATCATCGGCGCCACTTGGACCTCGCGCCAGATGGGGCTCCAGTGGGGCCAGGTGCAATGGCTGGTGGCGGCCATCTCCGTGGGTCTGGGCTTTGGGCTGCAAGAAATCTTCGGCAATTTTATTTCCGGCCTGATCATCTTGTTCGAGCGTCCGATTCGCGTCGGCGACACGATCACCGTGGGGGGCACCAGCGGGGCCGTCTCCCGCATCCGCATGCGCGCCACCACCATTGTCGATGGCGACCGCAAGGAGCTGATTGTCCCCAACAAGGAATTCATCACCGGCCAGGTCGTCAACTGGACCTTGTCCGACGACGTGGTGCGCGTCTCGCTGATCTTTGATCTGGAGTACGGCACCGATATCTCGCTCGCCCAGCGGCTGATTCTCAAGGCCGCGTACGACCATCCCAACGTCATGGAGGAGCCAGCGCCTTCTGCGTATATGGAAGGTTATCGCGACGACGCCTTGCGATTTCAGTTCGCCGCCTTTCTGCCCCATCTGTCGCTCGGCTCGCGCACGCGACACGAACTGCTCGAAACCATCACGCGCAGCTTTCAATCAGCGGGCATCCGCATCGCACAGCGGCCATGCGAAATTCAACTGCGCGGTCGCGACGTGCTGCCGGCCGAACAGCGCCGCTCCGCCTGA
- a CDS encoding zinc metallopeptidase has product MRWQGGRQSDNVEDRRGRGAPMMVTGGLGTLVIIILALLFGVNPMALLEQGGAPGGAQVQQGAPGEEGAAPANDEASQFVRTVLASTEDVWRELFEQMGRTYRDPTLVMFSGQVNSACGMASAAVGPFYCPADEKVYLDVAFFRQLDEQFGAPGDFAQAYVIAHEIGHHVQNQLGTSDQVHQARGRVSEAEYNQLSVRLELQADFYAGVWAHHAQQRERILEPGDLEEALRAATAIGDDRLQKQSQGYVVPDSFTHGTSEQRMRWFRKGFQTGDMRQGDTFRAAEL; this is encoded by the coding sequence ATGCGCTGGCAAGGCGGCAGACAAAGCGACAACGTGGAAGACCGGCGCGGTCGTGGCGCGCCGATGATGGTCACGGGCGGATTGGGGACGCTCGTCATCATCATCTTGGCGCTGTTGTTTGGCGTGAACCCGATGGCGCTGTTGGAGCAAGGGGGCGCGCCGGGGGGAGCGCAGGTGCAACAAGGCGCTCCCGGAGAAGAAGGGGCCGCGCCAGCGAACGACGAGGCGTCGCAATTTGTGCGCACCGTGCTGGCGAGCACCGAAGATGTGTGGCGGGAACTGTTCGAGCAGATGGGACGCACCTATCGCGATCCGACGTTGGTGATGTTCAGCGGACAGGTGAACTCGGCCTGCGGCATGGCCAGCGCTGCGGTGGGACCGTTCTATTGCCCGGCCGACGAAAAGGTGTACCTCGACGTGGCGTTCTTTCGGCAACTCGATGAGCAGTTTGGCGCCCCGGGCGATTTTGCGCAGGCCTATGTCATCGCCCACGAGATTGGCCATCATGTGCAAAACCAGCTTGGCACCAGCGATCAGGTGCATCAGGCGCGCGGGCGGGTGAGCGAGGCGGAGTACAACCAGTTGTCGGTGCGGTTGGAGTTGCAGGCCGACTTTTACGCTGGCGTGTGGGCGCATCACGCGCAGCAGCGCGAGCGCATCTTGGAACCGGGCGACCTGGAAGAGGCGCTGCGCGCGGCGACCGCCATTGGCGATGATCGGCTGCAGAAGCAGTCGCAAGGCTATGTGGTGCCCGACAGCTTCACGCATGGCACGTCGGAGCAGCGAATGCGCTGGTTTCGCAAGGGATTTCAGACAGGTGACATGCGGCAGGGAGACACGTTCCGCGCGGCGGAACTGTAG
- a CDS encoding DUF1559 domain-containing protein, giving the protein MPATNERRTTTTRGGATRCAGARRRPLHGFTLIELLVVLAIIGILIALLLPAVQQAREASRRAACANHLRQIGLALYGYHNAWKTFPTGGVEYRLPGAQHAGKRQLAWSLYLLPYLEQQALYDTVDLNQPFDSPRNATAAATVLPFYLCPSTARDSDRIDGRAALDYGGVYGERITSPNNPPKGVMLYDRSVSIEQIEDGASNTAVVAESPFPDNQWINGRNLFDQSFGIGLAPVFEQDIRSDHPGGAYVLFGDGGARFIAETIALPPLAAMCTRSGGEPYTEF; this is encoded by the coding sequence ATGCCGGCAACCAACGAACGGCGAACCACAACGACGCGCGGCGGCGCGACGCGCTGCGCTGGTGCGCGGCGCCGGCCGCTACATGGTTTCACCTTGATTGAACTGTTGGTGGTGCTGGCGATCATCGGCATTTTGATCGCGCTGCTCCTGCCGGCGGTGCAGCAAGCGCGCGAGGCCTCGCGGCGCGCGGCGTGCGCCAACCACCTGCGGCAGATTGGCTTGGCCCTGTACGGCTATCACAACGCATGGAAGACCTTTCCGACTGGCGGCGTGGAGTATCGTCTGCCGGGAGCGCAGCATGCCGGCAAGCGGCAACTGGCATGGTCGCTCTACCTGTTGCCGTACCTGGAGCAGCAAGCGCTCTACGACACGGTGGATTTGAACCAACCATTCGACAGTCCGCGCAACGCCACGGCGGCGGCAACGGTGTTGCCGTTCTACCTTTGCCCCAGCACGGCGCGCGACAGCGATCGGATCGACGGGCGCGCCGCGCTCGATTACGGCGGCGTGTATGGCGAGCGGATCACCAGCCCCAACAATCCGCCCAAGGGGGTGATGCTGTACGACCGGTCGGTGAGCATCGAGCAGATCGAGGACGGGGCGAGCAACACGGCAGTGGTGGCCGAGTCTCCCTTTCCGGACAACCAATGGATCAACGGTCGAAATTTGTTCGACCAGTCGTTTGGGATCGGCCTGGCGCCGGTCTTTGAGCAGGACATTCGCAGCGACCATCCGGGCGGCGCGTATGTGCTGTTTGGCGATGGCGGGGCGCGATTCATCGCCGAGACCATCGCGCTACCCCCTTTGGCCGCCATGTGCACGCGCTCTGGCGGCGAACCGTACACCGAGTTTTGA
- a CDS encoding DUF4465 domain-containing protein — protein MIRRTVALLAALGLWAAPAAATTVTFEDLGFVGALPYESGEHLPQDKFTSAGVDFNNDYSETFASWRGFAYAKDTNLVDPSYLNQYSAYHLPGGGGAGGSTNFAVGFFYDDNFARITLPPGATPVSAALTNITYGALAMRDGNAFSRQFGAPPPGEEQVPAGEWPDWFKLTITGLDSAEQEIGSVDFYLADYRGDSASDYIIDQWTTVDLSSLSGARYLTLKGASSDVGEWGSNTPMYMALDNLEFNPAVPGDANGDTLVDGADYTIWADHFQQSGGYAQGDFNGDGVVDGADYTIWADHFAPASAALPVPEPATGLLFALGTASMALGMRRGQSARVRRRAINC, from the coding sequence ATGATCAGACGCACTGTGGCGCTGTTGGCGGCGCTGGGTTTGTGGGCCGCTCCCGCGGCGGCGACGACCGTAACCTTTGAAGACCTGGGCTTTGTTGGCGCTTTGCCGTATGAAAGCGGCGAACATTTGCCGCAAGACAAATTCACCAGCGCTGGCGTCGACTTCAACAACGACTACAGCGAGACGTTCGCCAGTTGGCGCGGCTTTGCCTATGCCAAAGACACCAACCTGGTTGATCCTTCGTATCTGAACCAATACAGCGCCTATCACCTGCCCGGGGGCGGCGGCGCGGGGGGATCGACCAATTTCGCTGTCGGCTTTTTCTACGACGACAACTTCGCGCGGATCACGTTGCCGCCGGGCGCGACGCCGGTCTCGGCCGCGCTAACCAACATCACCTACGGCGCGTTGGCCATGCGCGACGGCAACGCGTTCTCGCGCCAGTTTGGCGCGCCCCCGCCGGGCGAGGAACAAGTGCCCGCCGGCGAGTGGCCCGACTGGTTCAAGCTGACGATCACCGGTCTCGACTCGGCCGAGCAGGAGATCGGCAGCGTCGATTTCTATTTGGCCGACTATCGCGGCGACAGCGCGAGCGACTACATCATCGATCAGTGGACGACGGTGGATCTGTCGTCGCTGTCGGGCGCGCGCTATCTGACGCTCAAGGGAGCTTCGAGCGATGTCGGCGAGTGGGGGAGCAATACGCCGATGTACATGGCGCTCGACAATCTGGAGTTCAACCCGGCCGTGCCCGGCGACGCCAACGGCGACACCCTGGTGGATGGCGCCGACTACACCATTTGGGCCGACCACTTTCAGCAGTCGGGCGGATACGCGCAAGGCGACTTTAACGGTGATGGAGTGGTGGACGGCGCCGACTACACCATCTGGGCCGACCACTTTGCTCCGGCCAGCGCGGCGCTGCCGGTGCCCGAGCCCGCCACGGGCTTGCTGTTCGCGCTGGGCACGGCCAGCATGGCGCTGGGGATGCGTCGCGGCCAAAGCGCGCGCGTTCGACGCCGCGCGATCAATTGCTGA
- a CDS encoding S8 family serine peptidase — protein sequence MSIAPWDPYDSSTPALLGTIASSGNATFDAFDAVRNLYGFNGAGQTVAVIDTGIAYTHAALGGGFGANYRVVGGWDFAENDANPWDDGLAGAHGTHVAGIIGASDSRYAGAAPGADLVALRVFDDQGHSSFDWIEQSLRWVHENRGAFANPITTVNLSIGSQWNASNVPNWATLEDEFAQLQADGIFISVAAGNSFTTYDTAGLSYPAVSSHVVPVASVDANGELSYFSQRNDRVIAAPGRNITSTVPDYLGNRNGRDDDFAALSGTSMAAPYVAGASVLLRQAMQFAGAANLTEDALYTVLRNTADTIYDNLTGANYRRLNLERAIDSVMPGDDDADPSSLGALTTTATASGIISRRDDCDSFRFTAGATGLVTVSLDGHDWLNGTVHLLGDQSAAVQGNSLTFQVIAGQDYTLEVASRAGIGHYQLSARLEAVNRVAWGTVALSQFNDQRVVAGQQFQFQATRDGLLSVEASAAAGLAFDVYNANGERLGASAQTNGGQRVDFSAYGGATYTLRVTAASDAVDFRLTNLITITGDRAQVFGTSGDDVVIFQAGATHQLSINGVQYALAGGAIHEFSFDGGAGADVVSMTGTAGIDQATLTVDSSRLSGQGYRFEASGVETVVIQSGGGDDTATIQDTAGNDRGALTSTLAHLADAGHALFAFGFRRATIQAGRGDDSLLVFGSTGGDAISAWPDRVKFEGAGVASTANGFRHVQIHGGGGNDTANLFDSAGDDHFSARLTQSRLAGENYEIDLFGVRTVTVTASRGQDTAELFGVSDSEELTARPESAQLTGARVNFRARGFDQVRIDGGGGLDQAQLFDSRGNDLLTARPGDVRLVGAGYDNWLTGFASVRARSSTGIDEALFYDSAGDDQFTGRTDYGRLTGVGFDHWAYGFEKVTAYASTGADSAELVTGAGANRWEGHGDLAKLANDVAVNTVYGFDRVVATWQQGELTVAELLAIDYAFARVGNWRE from the coding sequence ATGTCGATCGCGCCTTGGGACCCCTACGATTCGTCCACTCCAGCGCTGCTCGGCACAATCGCCAGCAGCGGCAACGCGACCTTCGACGCCTTCGACGCCGTTCGCAATCTGTATGGGTTCAACGGCGCGGGACAAACGGTGGCCGTCATCGACACTGGCATCGCCTACACGCATGCAGCGCTAGGGGGTGGTTTTGGCGCCAATTATCGCGTGGTGGGTGGCTGGGACTTCGCCGAGAACGACGCCAACCCCTGGGACGATGGCCTGGCCGGCGCGCATGGCACGCATGTCGCCGGCATCATTGGCGCGAGCGATAGCCGCTACGCCGGCGCCGCGCCTGGCGCCGATTTGGTGGCCTTGCGCGTCTTTGACGACCAAGGGCACAGCTCGTTCGATTGGATCGAACAGTCGCTGCGCTGGGTCCACGAGAATCGCGGCGCTTTCGCCAATCCCATCACCACGGTCAATCTGTCGATCGGCTCGCAGTGGAACGCCAGCAACGTGCCCAATTGGGCCACGCTCGAAGACGAGTTCGCGCAGCTCCAAGCCGACGGCATCTTTATCTCGGTCGCCGCCGGCAACAGCTTCACCACCTACGACACCGCCGGCCTCAGCTATCCGGCCGTCAGCAGCCACGTGGTTCCGGTCGCCAGCGTCGACGCCAACGGCGAACTTAGCTATTTCAGCCAGCGCAACGATCGAGTCATCGCCGCGCCGGGCCGCAACATCACCAGCACCGTGCCCGACTATCTCGGCAACCGCAATGGCCGCGACGACGACTTTGCCGCGCTCTCGGGCACCAGCATGGCCGCCCCCTACGTGGCGGGCGCCAGCGTGCTGCTGCGACAGGCCATGCAGTTCGCCGGCGCCGCCAATCTGACCGAAGACGCCCTCTACACCGTCCTGCGCAACACCGCCGACACCATTTACGACAATCTCACCGGCGCCAACTATCGCCGCCTCAACCTGGAGCGCGCCATCGACTCGGTGATGCCCGGTGACGATGACGCCGATCCATCTTCGCTAGGCGCGCTCACCACCACGGCCACCGCGAGCGGCATCATCAGCCGCCGCGACGATTGCGACAGCTTCCGCTTCACCGCCGGCGCCACCGGGCTGGTCACCGTCTCTCTCGACGGCCACGACTGGCTCAATGGAACCGTCCACCTCCTCGGCGACCAAAGCGCCGCCGTCCAGGGCAACTCGCTCACATTCCAAGTCATCGCTGGGCAAGATTACACGCTCGAAGTCGCCTCGCGCGCCGGCATAGGACACTACCAACTCTCAGCCCGACTCGAAGCCGTGAACCGTGTCGCTTGGGGCACGGTGGCCCTGAGCCAGTTCAACGATCAGCGGGTCGTCGCGGGGCAGCAGTTTCAGTTTCAGGCCACGCGCGATGGTCTGTTGAGCGTCGAAGCCTCTGCCGCCGCCGGACTGGCATTCGACGTCTACAATGCGAATGGCGAGCGCCTCGGCGCCAGCGCCCAGACCAATGGCGGTCAGCGCGTCGACTTCAGCGCCTACGGCGGCGCGACCTACACCTTGCGCGTCACCGCAGCGAGCGATGCGGTTGACTTCCGTTTAACCAATCTGATTACCATCACCGGCGATCGGGCGCAGGTCTTTGGCACGTCGGGCGACGACGTAGTCATCTTCCAGGCTGGCGCCACGCATCAACTGTCGATCAACGGCGTGCAGTACGCGCTGGCCGGCGGCGCGATCCACGAGTTCTCGTTCGACGGCGGCGCCGGCGCCGATGTGGTCTCCATGACAGGCACGGCTGGCATCGATCAGGCCACACTCACGGTCGACTCCTCGCGCCTCAGCGGTCAAGGCTATCGATTCGAGGCGAGCGGCGTCGAGACCGTGGTGATCCAATCGGGGGGGGGCGACGACACCGCAACCATTCAAGACACCGCCGGCAATGACAGGGGGGCGCTCACCTCAACCCTTGCCCACCTCGCGGACGCCGGACATGCGTTGTTCGCCTTCGGATTTCGCCGCGCGACGATCCAAGCCGGCCGCGGCGACGACTCGCTGCTCGTCTTCGGTTCGACCGGCGGCGACGCCATCAGCGCCTGGCCTGATCGCGTCAAGTTCGAAGGCGCCGGAGTGGCCAGTACGGCCAATGGTTTTCGCCATGTCCAAATTCACGGCGGCGGCGGCAACGACACCGCCAACCTCTTCGACTCAGCCGGCGACGATCATTTTTCCGCGCGGCTGACGCAATCGCGACTGGCCGGAGAAAACTACGAAATCGACCTGTTCGGCGTGCGCACGGTGACGGTCACCGCCTCGCGCGGGCAAGACACCGCCGAGCTTTTTGGCGTCAGCGACTCGGAAGAGCTGACCGCTCGACCCGAAAGCGCGCAGCTCACCGGCGCCCGCGTCAATTTCAGAGCGCGCGGCTTCGATCAGGTGCGCATCGATGGCGGCGGCGGACTCGATCAGGCGCAGCTCTTCGATTCGCGCGGGAATGATTTACTCACCGCGCGGCCCGGTGATGTTCGGCTGGTCGGCGCCGGTTACGACAATTGGCTCACGGGCTTCGCCAGCGTTCGCGCCCGCTCTTCGACCGGGATCGACGAGGCTTTGTTTTACGACTCGGCGGGAGACGACCAATTCACCGGCCGGACCGATTACGGCCGATTGACCGGAGTCGGTTTCGATCATTGGGCCTACGGCTTTGAGAAGGTCACCGCCTACGCCTCGACCGGCGCCGACTCGGCCGAACTGGTCACCGGCGCTGGCGCCAATCGCTGGGAAGGGCACGGCGATCTGGCCAAGCTAGCAAACGACGTGGCGGTCAACACCGTGTATGGCTTCGACCGCGTGGTCGCCACCTGGCAACAGGGAGAACTCACGGTCGCCGAGCTATTGGCGATCGACTATGCCTTTGCGCGCGTCGGCAACTGGCGAGAGTAA